In Streptomyces sp. RFCAC02, the following proteins share a genomic window:
- a CDS encoding chaplin, with amino-acid sequence MRQVTKKGLLTVAAFGGAFALSGGAAFADSDADGVAANSPGVASGNNVQVPVDVPVNICGNTVNVVGVLNPAFGNNCTSGGGDHGHGGDHGDGGADADGVAADSPGVASGNNVQVPVDVPVNACGNTIDVVGVLNPAFGNDCGSGGEHRPEEPGNPEEPESPEEPGNPEEPESPEEPNSPEEPESPEEPNSPEKPNGPVEPEGPAPAGDSGPEAEPVASTPEGELAETGSGVPMTAAVSMGAGLVLGGALLYRRSRVASRG; translated from the coding sequence ATGCGACAGGTCACGAAGAAGGGCCTGCTCACCGTCGCCGCCTTCGGCGGCGCCTTCGCGCTCTCCGGCGGCGCGGCGTTCGCGGACTCCGACGCCGACGGCGTCGCGGCCAACTCGCCCGGCGTCGCGTCCGGCAACAACGTGCAGGTCCCGGTCGACGTCCCGGTCAACATCTGCGGCAACACGGTCAACGTCGTCGGCGTCCTGAACCCGGCGTTCGGCAACAACTGCACGAGCGGTGGCGGCGACCACGGCCACGGCGGTGACCACGGCGATGGTGGCGCCGACGCGGACGGCGTCGCGGCCGACTCGCCCGGCGTCGCGTCCGGCAACAACGTGCAGGTCCCGGTCGACGTCCCGGTCAACGCCTGCGGCAACACCATCGATGTCGTCGGCGTCCTGAACCCGGCCTTCGGCAACGACTGCGGGAGCGGCGGCGAGCACCGCCCGGAGGAGCCCGGCAACCCGGAGGAGCCCGAGAGCCCCGAGGAGCCCGGCAACCCGGAGGAGCCCGAGAGCCCGGAGGAGCCGAACAGCCCCGAGGAGCCGGAGAGCCCGGAGGAGCCGAACAGCCCGGAGAAGCCCAACGGCCCGGTGGAGCCCGAGGGTCCCGCGCCGGCCGGTGACAGCGGCCCGGAGGCCGAGCCGGTCGCCAGCACGCCCGAGGGCGAGCTGGCCGAGACCGGCAGCGGCGTTCCCATGACCGCGGCGGTGTCGATGGGGGCCGGCCTGGTGCTCGGTGGCGCGCTGCTCTACCGGCGCTCCCGCGTCGCGAGCCGCGGCTGA
- a CDS encoding MSMEG_4193 family putative phosphomutase, whose translation MPTLLLLRHGRTTANSAGLLAGRAPGVALDAYGSSQAAALPDRLAGIPLALAVHSPLQRCAETLAPLRERRPGLPVHADERVTECDYGAWTNRSLADLADEPLMATVRTQPSAVTFPGGESMRAMQARVADAARDWDARVAAEHGPDAVWLMCTHGDNIKAVTADALGLPLDLFQRLAPHPASITAIRYGTPPLLLRFGDTGDLAEFVPRTEAARRDAAEATETPVGGGA comes from the coding sequence ATGCCCACCCTGCTGCTCCTGCGCCACGGCCGTACCACCGCCAACTCCGCCGGCCTCCTCGCCGGCCGCGCGCCGGGCGTCGCCCTGGACGCGTACGGCAGCAGCCAGGCCGCCGCGCTGCCGGACCGGCTGGCCGGCATCCCGCTCGCCCTCGCCGTGCACAGTCCGCTCCAGCGCTGCGCCGAGACCCTCGCGCCGCTGCGCGAGCGGCGCCCCGGCCTGCCGGTCCACGCGGACGAGCGCGTCACCGAGTGCGACTACGGCGCGTGGACGAACCGCAGTCTGGCCGACCTCGCCGACGAGCCGCTGATGGCGACCGTCCGCACCCAGCCGTCCGCCGTCACCTTCCCCGGCGGCGAGTCGATGCGCGCGATGCAGGCCCGTGTCGCCGACGCCGCCCGCGACTGGGACGCCCGGGTCGCCGCGGAGCACGGCCCGGACGCCGTCTGGCTGATGTGCACCCACGGCGACAACATCAAGGCGGTCACCGCCGACGCCCTCGGTCTGCCCCTCGACCTGTTCCAGCGCCTGGCCCCGCACCCCGCGTCCATCACCGCCATCCGCTATGGCACGCCGCCCCTGCTGCTGCGCTTCGGCGACACGGGCGACCTCGCCGAGTTCGTGCCGCGTACGGAGGCCGCGCGGCGGGACGCGGCCGAGGCGACCGAGACCCCGGTCGGGGGCGGCGCCTGA
- a CDS encoding helix-hairpin-helix domain-containing protein: MTAEHDTPPAPAADASPTAVPDAPAPAGDDAAALLRAAVKAVESGERSAASFFTAPPAPRPPAAPAAERGGAARRPAPEGERAAAPVPVPEGLPALLTAGGAPAALAGPLAAALGEGADEALRADPWQLLAVPGVRPEQADGFARAVLGEAAGPGDERRTRALAVRLLERAARSGHTAVAADTVARDLAGHGVPDPEEAVRDAVESGAVLVFRDTERDAAAGGDGGEGDEAPVRLLLGLDRYALAEESLADGLARLRGTFAAPAGEAAAAWESAAAEAPSPSARELLGAVAAHALVAHTGGDAARAEPAALVAAARAQGLRACAAAHCADGRRRFAALLPDGAAEAAVTVAGLLAGEEGPERDAEGLLPLDVLVVLDAVALSAEAAASLVEALPDGARLVLSGDPALLGSAGPGQVLADVLAAGAAPHVASRTPDPGPVGELVSGVGVGELAKPDAPGNEVVIVPVRDPGEAVHRTVQLVTDSIPRAFGVTAGDVRVITPGHGGPVGTRVLNAALKERLNPGPGRFAGFDPGDRVAHSPAPGRTRTATVADADADGLWLEDEEGRFPVARDRVGETVRHGWALTAHQAAGSRWPAAVVVLPGDADGLVDRSWVYTAFGRGERHLSIVQGSGPGLAAAVAGPPAAPRTTRLRALLREQAAAS, from the coding sequence GTGACCGCCGAGCACGACACGCCGCCCGCCCCGGCCGCCGACGCGTCCCCCACCGCCGTCCCCGACGCCCCGGCCCCGGCCGGGGACGACGCGGCGGCCCTGCTGCGGGCGGCCGTGAAGGCGGTGGAGAGCGGCGAGCGGTCCGCCGCCTCGTTCTTCACCGCTCCGCCGGCGCCCCGGCCCCCCGCCGCGCCCGCGGCGGAGCGGGGCGGGGCCGCGCGGCGTCCGGCCCCAGAGGGGGAACGGGCGGCCGCCCCCGTGCCCGTGCCGGAGGGCCTGCCGGCGCTGCTCACGGCCGGCGGCGCCCCCGCGGCACTGGCCGGCCCGCTGGCCGCCGCGCTCGGCGAGGGCGCGGACGAGGCGCTGCGCGCCGACCCGTGGCAGTTGCTCGCCGTCCCCGGCGTGCGCCCCGAGCAGGCCGACGGCTTCGCGCGCGCCGTACTCGGCGAGGCCGCCGGTCCCGGCGACGAGCGGCGCACCAGGGCGCTGGCCGTCCGGCTGCTGGAGCGCGCCGCGCGCTCGGGCCACACGGCCGTCGCCGCCGACACGGTGGCGCGGGACCTGGCCGGGCACGGGGTGCCCGATCCGGAGGAGGCCGTGCGCGACGCGGTCGAGTCCGGCGCGGTGCTCGTCTTCCGGGACACCGAGCGCGATGCGGCGGCCGGCGGGGACGGGGGTGAGGGCGATGAGGCGCCGGTGCGGCTGCTCCTCGGTCTCGACCGGTACGCCCTGGCCGAGGAGAGCCTCGCGGACGGCCTGGCCCGGCTCCGCGGCACGTTCGCCGCGCCCGCCGGCGAGGCGGCGGCCGCCTGGGAGTCGGCCGCGGCGGAGGCGCCGTCCCCCTCGGCCCGTGAGCTGCTCGGCGCCGTCGCCGCCCACGCCCTCGTGGCGCACACCGGCGGCGACGCCGCCCGCGCCGAACCGGCCGCGCTCGTCGCGGCGGCGCGCGCGCAGGGCCTCCGGGCCTGCGCGGCGGCGCACTGCGCGGACGGCCGCCGCCGTTTCGCGGCCCTCCTGCCGGACGGCGCGGCGGAGGCCGCCGTGACGGTGGCGGGGCTGCTGGCCGGCGAGGAGGGGCCCGAGCGGGACGCGGAGGGCCTCCTGCCCCTCGACGTACTCGTGGTGCTCGACGCCGTGGCCCTGTCGGCCGAGGCGGCGGCGTCACTGGTCGAGGCGCTGCCGGACGGCGCGCGGCTCGTCCTCAGCGGGGACCCGGCGCTGCTCGGGTCGGCGGGGCCGGGGCAGGTGCTGGCCGATGTGCTGGCCGCCGGCGCCGCGCCGCACGTGGCGTCCCGCACCCCCGACCCGGGGCCCGTGGGCGAGCTGGTGTCGGGCGTCGGCGTCGGTGAGCTGGCGAAGCCCGACGCCCCGGGGAACGAGGTCGTCATCGTCCCGGTGCGCGACCCGGGGGAGGCGGTGCACCGGACCGTCCAGCTCGTGACCGACTCGATCCCCCGGGCGTTCGGAGTGACCGCCGGGGACGTCCGGGTCATCACCCCGGGACACGGCGGCCCGGTCGGCACCCGCGTGCTGAACGCCGCCCTCAAGGAACGCCTGAACCCCGGCCCCGGCCGGTTCGCCGGCTTCGACCCCGGCGACCGCGTGGCCCACTCCCCCGCCCCCGGGCGCACGCGGACCGCGACCGTGGCGGACGCCGACGCGGACGGGCTGTGGCTGGAGGACGAGGAGGGCAGGTTCCCGGTGGCGCGGGACCGCGTGGGCGAGACCGTCCGGCACGGCTGGGCGCTCACCGCGCACCAGGCCGCGGGCAGCCGCTGGCCGGCGGCCGTGGTCGTCCTGCCCGGGGACGCGGACGGGCTCGTCGACCGGTCCTGGGTCTACACCGCGTTCGGCCGGGGCGAGCGCCACCTGTCGATCGTGCAGGGGAGCGGTCCGGGGCTCGCCGCCGCCGTCGCCGGGCCGCCCGCCGCGCCCCGGACGACGCGGCTGCGCGCCCTGCTCCGCGAGCAGGCGGCGGCCTCCTGA
- a CDS encoding SCO1664 family protein has translation MSAPERIPPQPRVNAASSRPVDAGAAVLADGALTVVGRVTDASNAVLYAVAELDGVRVPCVYKPVSGERPLWDFPDGTLAQREVAAYEVCRALGWDIVPVTVLRDGPFGPGMCQRWVGPVPDADDGEDADGGDGAPEREPAEPDLTDLLALVAGDTPAPGWKAVGYAQIDAERTALLVHADDPRLRRVAALDAVINNGDRKGGHLLPQPDGRLYGIDHGVTFHTDQKLRTLLWGWAGEPLPAPVTEALCGLDAALAEGSPLAARLGGLITPAELDALRARTAGLLRDGRHPEPGGEWPAIPWPLV, from the coding sequence ATGTCCGCGCCAGAACGGATACCGCCGCAGCCGCGCGTGAACGCCGCTTCCTCCCGTCCGGTGGACGCCGGGGCGGCCGTGCTGGCCGACGGCGCGCTGACCGTCGTCGGGCGTGTCACCGACGCGTCCAACGCCGTCCTGTACGCCGTCGCCGAGCTGGACGGCGTCCGTGTCCCCTGCGTGTACAAGCCCGTCAGCGGCGAGCGCCCCCTGTGGGACTTCCCCGACGGGACGCTCGCCCAGCGCGAGGTCGCCGCCTACGAGGTGTGCCGCGCCCTCGGCTGGGACATCGTGCCGGTCACCGTGCTGCGGGACGGGCCGTTCGGCCCCGGCATGTGCCAGCGCTGGGTCGGTCCCGTGCCCGACGCGGACGACGGGGAGGACGCGGACGGCGGGGACGGTGCGCCGGAGCGGGAGCCGGCTGAGCCCGACCTCACCGACCTGCTCGCCCTCGTGGCGGGGGACACCCCGGCGCCCGGCTGGAAGGCCGTCGGGTACGCGCAGATCGACGCGGAGCGCACCGCCCTCCTGGTCCACGCCGACGACCCCCGCCTGCGCCGCGTCGCCGCCCTCGACGCCGTGATCAACAACGGCGACCGCAAGGGCGGGCACCTCCTGCCCCAGCCCGACGGCCGCCTGTACGGCATCGACCACGGCGTCACGTTCCACACCGATCAGAAGCTCCGCACCCTGCTGTGGGGCTGGGCAGGCGAGCCCCTGCCCGCGCCCGTCACCGAGGCCCTGTGCGGCCTCGACGCGGCGCTGGCCGAGGGAAGCCCCCTCGCCGCACGCCTCGGCGGGCTGATCACCCCCGCCGAGCTCGACGCCCTCCGCGCCCGTACGGCCGGCCTCCTGCGGGACGGCCGCCACCCCGAGCCCGGCGGCGAGTGGCCCGCGATCCCCTGGCCCCTCGTGTGA
- a CDS encoding DUF5703 family protein, with protein sequence MPEYEFRDVYVPRGVSRAAATRLLTDHAEYGHWELARLRLYPDGSRRVRLRRRIIRQLRATW encoded by the coding sequence ATGCCGGAATACGAGTTTCGCGATGTGTATGTACCACGGGGTGTCTCCCGTGCCGCCGCCACCCGCCTGCTGACCGACCACGCCGAGTACGGTCACTGGGAGCTGGCCCGACTCCGCCTGTACCCGGACGGGAGCCGCCGCGTGCGGCTGCGCCGCAGAATCATCCGCCAGCTCCGGGCCACCTGGTGA
- a CDS encoding LLM class F420-dependent oxidoreductase: protein MRLGINLGYWGAGLDADNLAVAREADRLGYAVCWAAEAYGSDAPTVLSWVAAHTERIDVGAGILQIPARAPAMTAMTAATLDALSGGRFRLGLGVSGPQVSEGWYGVRFDRPLARTREYVAVVRAALSRDRLTHDGDHWTLPLPDGPGKPLRLTVHPVREHIPVYIAAIGPRNLTQTGEIADGALLIFFSPEHAEETTLRHLRAGRAAAGKSLDGFDVVPTVPLAVGDDPAALADHFRPYTALYVGGMGSREQNFYNRLAHRMGYGGAATEIQDRYLAGDKHGAAAAVPHDLIDATTLIGTPARIADRMRAYADAGVTTLSIAPAGLTLDERVAGLRTAVDAVERAGLA, encoded by the coding sequence ATGCGTCTCGGCATCAACCTCGGCTACTGGGGCGCGGGCCTCGACGCCGACAACCTCGCCGTCGCCCGCGAGGCCGACCGTCTCGGGTACGCCGTGTGCTGGGCCGCCGAGGCGTACGGCTCCGACGCCCCCACCGTGCTGTCCTGGGTCGCCGCCCACACCGAACGCATCGACGTCGGCGCCGGCATCCTGCAGATCCCCGCCCGCGCGCCCGCCATGACGGCGATGACCGCTGCGACGCTCGACGCCCTGTCCGGCGGGCGGTTCCGCCTCGGGCTCGGGGTGTCCGGGCCGCAGGTGTCGGAGGGCTGGTACGGCGTCCGCTTCGACCGCCCGCTCGCCCGCACACGCGAGTACGTCGCCGTCGTGCGCGCCGCCCTGTCCCGCGACCGCCTCACCCACGACGGGGACCACTGGACGCTGCCCCTGCCGGACGGTCCGGGCAAGCCGCTGCGCCTCACCGTGCACCCCGTCCGTGAGCACATTCCCGTCTACATCGCCGCCATCGGGCCGCGCAATCTCACCCAGACCGGTGAGATCGCCGACGGCGCGCTGCTGATCTTCTTCTCGCCCGAGCACGCCGAGGAGACGACGCTGCGGCACCTGCGCGCCGGCCGTGCCGCGGCGGGGAAGTCCCTCGACGGGTTCGACGTCGTCCCCACCGTCCCGCTCGCCGTCGGCGACGACCCGGCGGCCCTGGCCGACCACTTCCGCCCGTACACGGCCCTCTACGTCGGCGGCATGGGCAGCCGCGAGCAGAACTTCTACAACCGCCTCGCCCACCGCATGGGCTACGGCGGGGCCGCCACCGAGATCCAGGACCGCTACCTCGCCGGCGACAAGCATGGCGCGGCAGCCGCCGTCCCCCACGACCTCATCGACGCCACCACCCTCATCGGTACGCCCGCCCGCATCGCCGACCGCATGCGCGCCTACGCCGACGCGGGCGTCACCACCCTGTCCATCGCCCCCGCCGGACTCACCCTCGACGAGCGCGTCGCCGGGCTGCGCACCGCCGTCGACGCCGTCGAACGCGCGGGACTGGCCTGA
- the mshC gene encoding cysteine--1-D-myo-inosityl 2-amino-2-deoxy-alpha-D-glucopyranoside ligase — MYAWPASTVPVLPGQSPELSIHDTATGGRVTLAPGPVARIYVCGITPYDATHMGHAATYTAFDLVQRLWLDTGREVHYVQNVTDVDDPLLERAAATGEDWTALAERETALFREDMTALRVLPPRAYVGAVESIPRIVPLIERLRSGGAAYDVDGDIYFSVDADRHFGSVSRYDAPTMRALSAERGGDPDRPGKKNALDPLLWRAARPGEPSWDGGPLGPGRPGWHIECVAIALDHLGMGFDVQGGGSDLAFPHHEMGASHAQVLTGEHPFAAAYVHAGMVGYEGEKMSKSKGNLVLVSRLRAAGTDPAAIRLALLAHHYRADWEWTGAVLDAALARLDRWRAAVSRPDGPPAGDLVAEIRAALADDLGAPAALAAVDRWAERQHAGGGTDTGAPGVVSRAVDALLGVAV; from the coding sequence ATGTATGCCTGGCCTGCCTCCACCGTCCCCGTTCTGCCCGGTCAGAGCCCTGAACTGTCGATCCACGACACCGCGACCGGCGGCCGGGTGACCCTCGCCCCCGGCCCCGTGGCCCGGATCTACGTCTGCGGGATCACCCCGTACGACGCCACCCACATGGGCCACGCGGCCACCTACACCGCCTTCGACCTCGTGCAGCGGCTGTGGCTTGACACCGGCCGCGAGGTCCACTACGTGCAGAACGTCACCGACGTCGACGACCCGCTGCTGGAGCGGGCCGCCGCCACGGGCGAGGACTGGACGGCCCTGGCCGAGCGCGAAACGGCCCTGTTCCGCGAGGACATGACGGCCCTGCGCGTCCTCCCGCCCCGCGCCTACGTCGGCGCCGTCGAGTCCATACCGCGGATCGTCCCCCTCATCGAACGGCTCCGCTCCGGGGGCGCCGCGTACGACGTGGACGGCGACATCTACTTCTCCGTGGACGCCGACCGCCACTTCGGCTCCGTGTCGCGGTACGACGCCCCGACCATGCGCGCCCTGTCGGCCGAGCGCGGCGGCGACCCGGACCGGCCCGGCAAGAAGAACGCCCTCGACCCGCTGCTGTGGCGCGCGGCGCGCCCCGGCGAGCCGTCGTGGGACGGCGGTCCCCTCGGTCCGGGCCGCCCCGGCTGGCACATCGAGTGCGTGGCCATCGCGCTCGACCACCTCGGCATGGGCTTCGACGTGCAGGGCGGCGGGTCCGACCTCGCGTTCCCGCACCACGAGATGGGCGCGTCGCACGCGCAGGTCCTCACCGGTGAGCACCCGTTCGCCGCGGCGTACGTCCACGCCGGGATGGTGGGGTACGAGGGCGAGAAGATGTCCAAGTCGAAGGGCAACCTCGTGCTCGTCTCGCGGCTCCGCGCGGCCGGCACGGACCCGGCGGCCATCCGTCTCGCCCTGCTCGCACACCACTACCGCGCCGACTGGGAGTGGACCGGCGCCGTCCTCGACGCCGCGCTCGCCCGCCTGGACCGCTGGCGCGCCGCCGTCTCCCGCCCGGACGGCCCGCCCGCGGGCGACCTGGTGGCGGAGATCCGCGCCGCGCTCGCCGACGACCTGGGCGCCCCGGCGGCGCTGGCCGCGGTGGACCGGTGGGCGGAGCGGCAGCACGCGGGCGGCGGGACCGACACGGGCGCGCCCGGCGTCGTCAGCCGTGCCGTGGACGCGCTCCTCGGTGTCGCGGTCTGA
- a CDS encoding DUF3090 domain-containing protein, translating into MSRQVFLYDPPDRFVAGTVGLPGRRTFFLQATAAGRTTSVALEKAQVEALAERIDELLDEVVRRSGGNTTVPAVAPAELADTGPLQTPVEEEFRVGTMALAWDSDGERMIVEAQALVELEAESEEEFAEAEERLLRDDENGPPMLRVRLSGTMARAFAKRALEVVNAGRPPCPLCSLPLDPEGHVCPRQNGYRRSRA; encoded by the coding sequence GTGTCCCGTCAGGTGTTCCTCTACGACCCGCCCGACCGCTTCGTCGCCGGGACGGTCGGGCTGCCTGGCCGCCGTACCTTCTTCCTGCAGGCGACGGCGGCCGGCCGCACCACCAGCGTCGCCCTGGAGAAGGCACAGGTGGAGGCGCTCGCCGAACGCATCGACGAGCTGCTGGACGAGGTGGTGCGCCGCTCCGGCGGCAACACCACCGTGCCCGCCGTCGCCCCGGCCGAACTGGCCGACACCGGCCCGCTGCAGACGCCCGTCGAGGAGGAGTTCCGCGTCGGCACCATGGCCCTCGCCTGGGACAGCGACGGCGAGCGCATGATCGTCGAGGCGCAGGCGCTGGTCGAGCTGGAGGCGGAGTCCGAGGAGGAGTTCGCCGAGGCCGAGGAGCGGCTGCTGCGGGACGACGAGAACGGTCCGCCGATGCTGCGGGTCCGTCTCAGCGGCACGATGGCCCGCGCGTTCGCCAAGCGCGCCCTGGAGGTCGTGAACGCGGGACGGCCCCCGTGCCCGCTGTGCAGCCTGCCGCTCGACCCGGAGGGACACGTATGTCCGCGCCAGAACGGATACCGCCGCAGCCGCGCGTGA
- a CDS encoding aldo/keto reductase, producing the protein MELRHLGRTGLRVSRLGLGTLTWGRDIGETDAAELLKAFWEAGGTLVDTADVYGDGGAEALLGRLLGTLVARRDIVLATKAGSVPDPYRRFDGSRGHLLAALDASLERLGTDHVDLWQIHAFDPTTPLEETLQAADIAVSSGRARYAGVADFSGWQLAKAATWQLAAPGTRTRLASTQMEYSLVQRGVEREVLPAALDLGVGLLPSSPLGRGVLTGKYRNGALPAGSRGASERLSGFVAPYLDEAAARIVDAVTTAADGLAVTPAQVALVWVRDRPGVAAPLLGARTARQLGEALSVEDLTLPEEISRALDDVSAPVHHYPDQDWSTL; encoded by the coding sequence ATGGAACTGAGGCACCTGGGACGTACGGGCCTGCGCGTCTCCCGGCTCGGGCTCGGCACGCTCACCTGGGGCAGGGACATCGGGGAGACGGACGCGGCGGAACTGCTGAAGGCGTTCTGGGAGGCGGGCGGCACGCTCGTGGACACCGCCGACGTGTACGGCGACGGCGGCGCCGAGGCCCTGCTGGGGAGGCTCCTCGGCACGCTCGTCGCACGCCGAGACATCGTCCTCGCGACCAAGGCGGGCAGCGTGCCGGACCCGTACCGGCGGTTCGACGGCTCGCGCGGACACCTGCTCGCGGCGCTCGACGCGTCCCTGGAACGGCTCGGGACCGACCACGTCGACCTGTGGCAGATCCACGCCTTCGACCCGACGACACCGCTGGAGGAGACCCTGCAGGCCGCGGACATCGCGGTGAGCAGCGGACGCGCCAGGTACGCCGGGGTGGCCGACTTCAGCGGCTGGCAGCTCGCCAAGGCCGCCACCTGGCAGCTCGCGGCACCCGGCACGCGGACCCGGCTGGCCAGCACGCAGATGGAGTACTCGCTGGTGCAGCGCGGCGTCGAGCGCGAGGTGCTGCCCGCGGCGCTCGACCTCGGCGTCGGGCTGCTGCCGTCGTCGCCGCTCGGCCGCGGGGTGCTGACCGGCAAGTACCGCAACGGGGCGCTGCCGGCCGGCTCCCGGGGGGCGTCCGAGCGGCTGTCGGGCTTCGTCGCGCCCTACCTGGACGAGGCGGCGGCCAGGATCGTGGACGCGGTGACGACGGCGGCGGACGGGCTCGCCGTGACGCCTGCGCAGGTGGCCCTCGTGTGGGTGCGGGACCGGCCCGGGGTGGCCGCCCCGCTGCTCGGGGCGCGGACGGCGCGGCAGCTCGGGGAGGCGTTGTCAGTGGAGGACCTTACGCTTCCGGAAGAGATCAGCCGGGCGCTGGACGACGTGTCGGCCCCGGTGCACCACTACCCCGACCAGGACTGGAGCACGTTGTGA